Proteins encoded in a region of the Salmo trutta chromosome 34, fSalTru1.1, whole genome shotgun sequence genome:
- the LOC115173320 gene encoding N(G),N(G)-dimethylarginine dimethylaminohydrolase 2: MVSVLPYGCFTHAVVRGIPETFGKVDNEETDKVESGETTTDLAKAQRQFGMLTGALRQKVGLQLIEIPADPELPESWRIEDVAVIQGDTALITRPFKLQRRREAEAVRRVMSELNMTVVEMGAEEGGSAGATLEGSDVLFTGREFFVGISSHTNHRGAEILADTFRDFTVSKVPVCGGTRLKDICSMGGPDTIIISNSDGAKKTLRMMEQLTDHHYEMLTVPEGAAANCVYVRGPSKVDYLLHPPTEECPDSVPAFQKLTDYTLLPTACSEASKLGGHLSSFCLLINRKPYF, encoded by the exons ATGGTGAGCGTGTTGCCGTACGGCTGCTTCACCCACGCCGTGGTGCGGGGCATCCCAGAGACCTTTGGGAAGGTCGATAATGAGGAAACCGACAAGGTCGAAAGTGGGGAAACCACGACGGACCTGGCCAAGGCACAGCGACAGTTTGGGATGCTGACGGGTGCGCTGAGACAGAAGGTGGGGCTGCAGCTCATCGAGATCCCTGCAGACCCGGAGCTACCAGAGAGCTGGAGGATAGAGGATGTAGCTGTGATACAGGGAGACACGGCACTCATCACCAGGCCTTTCAAACTGCAGAGACGCAGAGAG gcTGAAGCGGTGAGGAGGGTGATGTCGGAGCTGAACATGACAGTGGTGGAGATGGGGGCAGAGGAGGGGGGCTCCGCAGGGGCCACGCTGGAGGGCAGTGACGTGCTCTTCACCGGCAGGGAGTTCTTTGTGGGCATCTCCTCCCACACCAACCACAGAGGAGCTGAGATTCTGGCCGACACTTTCAGA GACTTTACTGTGTCCAAGGTGCCAGTGTGTGGCGGAACTCGTCTAAAGGACATATGCTCTATGGGTGGTCCTGATACTATCATCATCAGCAACAGTGATGGGGCCAAGAAGACCCTCCGG ATGATGGAGCAGCTGACTGATCACCACTACGAAATGCTCACGGTCCCGGAGGGCGCAGCAGCTAACTGTGTCTATGTCAGGGGCCCCTCCAAAGTCGACTACCTGCTTCACCCGCCCACTGAGGAGTGTCCTGACAGTGTCCCT GCCTTCCAGAAGCTGACAGACTACACCCTCCTCCCTACTGCATGCAGCGAGGCCTCCAAGCTCGGAGGCCATCTGTCTTCATTCTGCCTACTTATCAATAGGAAGCCATACTTCTGA